The following nucleotide sequence is from Sporichthya brevicatena.
AACTCGTGGACGAACATGGCCGGTCTCGCCGCCGCCACGGTCGCGACGGCGGCGGTCGCACCGATCCAGAGCGTCGCCGGCCCGGAGTGGACGCTGCGTATCGCGACCGTCCTGTTCGGGATCGGCGTCGTGCTCTCCCTGCGCCTGCCGGCGCAGATCGACTCCGACGCCCGTGACTCCCGCGCCTCGTTCGAGGCGCGGTCGGGCCTGGGCAAGGGGCGCTACGTCGGGGCGGCGGTCGACATGGGCGTCCGCGCCAACGCCGCGTTCCGTGGGCTGTCCGGCTTCCTCACGCTGTACCTGGCGTTCCTGCTCCGGGAACACCCGATCGGCGACATGAACGGCAACGTCCAGCTCGGCCTGGTGATCGGCGCCGCCGGCGTCGGCAGCGCGGCCGGGACCGCGGTCGGCAGCGCCCTCAAGACCCGCGGGCCGGAGATCGTCATCGTCGCGCTGCTCGTCGCCGACGTGGTCGCGATCTTCGGCGCGGCGATCTGGTACGGCATCACGGTCGTGCTCGCGGCGGGGTTCGTCGTCGGGTTCGCCCAGACCCTCGGCAAACTCTCGCTGGACTCGATGATCCAGCGCGACGTCGAGGAGGCCGTCCAGAGCTCCGCCTTCGCCCGCAGTGAGACGCGTCTGCAGCTCGCCTGGGTCATCGGCGGCGCGATCGGCATCGCCCTCCCGCTGCGCGGCGGGCTCGCGTTCGCCGTCGCCGGGATCGCCATCGTCGGTCTGACGCTGGAGATGCTCCGCCACGGCAAGGTCAGCCGCGACCAGGTCAAGGCCCGCAAGCAGGCCCCGCCCGCCCCGGCGCCGCCGCGCGCGGACTCGACCCCGCCGGCCCCGCCGGCGCACCCCCGGCCCGCGCCGCGCGACTTCCCGCCGACCCGGAACCGGGGCGACGACAGCTACTGAGCTCGGGCCTCAGGCCTCAGGCCTCGACGTCGTCGGCGACGGCGCGGAGCACCGCGGCGACCTTCTTGGCCTCCGCGGGCGCCGGGCGCCGGCCGCGGCGGTAGGAGTTCGAGACGTTGTCGAGGAGCTTGATCAGGTCCTCGAGCAGGATCGCGATCTCGTCGGGGTCCTTGCGCATGGCCTTGGCCACCGACGGCAGCGGGTCGAGGACGCGCACGGACAGCGCCTGGTCACCCCGGCGGCCCTGGGCGATGCCGAACTCGACGCGGGTCCCGGGCTTGAGCGTCGCCACTCCCGCCGGAAGGGCGTCCTTGTGCACGAAGACGTCCGGGCCGTTGTCCTGCGCGAGAAAGCCGAAGCCCTTCTCGATGTCGAACCACTTGACCTTGCCGGTGGGCACGCTGACCTCGCTGCTGGACCGAAAGCTGCTG
It contains:
- a CDS encoding MFS transporter, with protein sequence MSPGDPPPPYGAPPPQYGSGAGPGSTPPNTPPPPPTDEMGLFAAWRLAARSTARASAKTADATRRTVRRATNAQGAGESGMAKLTELSGLNAAGDILVTIALAGTLFFNPSDADQARGRVALFLLITMVPFALLAPLIGPLLDRFRSGRRWALATTFLVRAVLAWTIAGGVQDADLFIYAGAFGCLMASKAYVLIKAAGVPRLLPPGIPLVRANSWTNMAGLAAATVATAAVAPIQSVAGPEWTLRIATVLFGIGVVLSLRLPAQIDSDARDSRASFEARSGLGKGRYVGAAVDMGVRANAAFRGLSGFLTLYLAFLLREHPIGDMNGNVQLGLVIGAAGVGSAAGTAVGSALKTRGPEIVIVALLVADVVAIFGAAIWYGITVVLAAGFVVGFAQTLGKLSLDSMIQRDVEEAVQSSAFARSETRLQLAWVIGGAIGIALPLRGGLAFAVAGIAIVGLTLEMLRHGKVSRDQVKARKQAPPAPAPPRADSTPPAPPAHPRPAPRDFPPTRNRGDDSY
- a CDS encoding cold-shock protein produces the protein MPTGKVKWFDIEKGFGFLAQDNGPDVFVHKDALPAGVATLKPGTRVEFGIAQGRRGDQALSVRVLDPLPSVAKAMRKDPDEIAILLEDLIKLLDNVSNSYRRGRRPAPAEAKKVAAVLRAVADDVEA